The Kwoniella shivajii chromosome 7, complete sequence genome includes a region encoding these proteins:
- a CDS encoding pH-response regulator protein palA/RIM20 translates to MSNFLPVPAKRALPLPSFSQHLLNYISTHFRDAHPEAFKRDVEALVAMRKEWVEAKAEGHPEIIRGLMRYHAQLNFLSTKFPSDISLPFTYHLPFPPTYSLSPDAPISLASITFERASVLFNIAALYASMAAAERRAEADGIKRALGYLTASAGILEHLVKNILLTLQSELSSPHAAGYDMSESFLGSLRDFVLAEAQECYWQQAVLQGTYKNGLIGKLSMKVSDYYKSALSSMNGTDYPSSSFFPPNWIAHITVKQSHFEAAAQYRLSQEDLEKSRYGEEIARLRVAEGLAKKGLDVGKKGVADSVISDLKNLQAAVKSSLERAVRDNDLVYVTPIPPANQLTPIVGAGMIKVAVPAEVLDPIAWLMGGGAGMPALFSALVPYGVHLALSIYDDRKDTTVRELDGKREELDGVAASTLQSLNLPGSIQALERPVGLPPSLLKKAEEVDSAGGIDRIRGLLGEVSRLSKSNTESLNEAMDILDQEATENESLLSRQPELQSSRPPSHIANQPLIATAQQYDNTIRQAAASDGTVRQKWDEWAHLIEILADGESSVNDYVPSTSSSSNGYSSLPPSVRPIRASLEDLDDRISHRARLVNEARNIAAADDIRPAVLTEATRLAHGGTGDVKTEWFEDIFGRSLEKYDRIKEEMEAEGGKQDALLDQIRKQNESFISERKEDPVVKERERKLQDMDLAYWKWREIVDNAEEGIKFYNSFAEMLNQFKGTCTQFLNSRRADVGSITKQFQNVSFNEPPAQPQTQHRQQYSPAPASQPQVSSPPPRAPSPPRQFLPHPNSNQWQSTSDFLPPPPPPPILRSGGIQTQPRSAPPPPADSTPRRVTRASAARGNIGDAEKNPYSKGTRRGGGGVI, encoded by the exons ATG TCCAATTTCCTGCCCGTACCTGCCAAACGTGCCCTTCCTCTGCCTTCCTTCTCGCAACATCTCTTAAACTACATCTCGACACATTTTCGCGATGCACATCCTGAAGCCTTCAAGCGAGATGTAGAAGCACTGGTGGCAATGCGGAAAGAATGGgtagaagctaaagctgaGGGACATCCAGAGATCATTAGGGGTCTGAtgag ATATCACGCCCAACTAAATTTTCTATCTACAAAATTCCCTTCAGATATCTCACTACCATTCacatatcatcttccatttcctcctACCTATTCTTTGTCCCCTGATGCACCAATATCTCTCGCTTCGATAACGTTCGAAAGAGCGAGTGTTTTATTCAACATTGCTGCGTTATACGCCTCCATGGCAGCGGCTGAAAGAAGAGCGGAAGCTGATGGTATCAAAAGAGCTCTTGGCTATTTGACG GCTTCGGCTGGAATACTTGAACACCTGGTCAAAAATATACTACTTACTTTACAATCCGAATTGTCTTCACCTCATGCAGCCGGATATGATATGTCAGAGTCGTTCTTGGGCTCCCTGAGGGACTTCGTACTTGCCGAAGCGCAAGAATGCTATTGGCAGCAAGCTGTGTTAC AGGGGACATATaagaatggattgatcgGCAAATTGTCTATGAAAGTCTCAGACTACtataaatcagctttgtcgTCGATGAACGGCACAGATtacccttcatcttcgttctttcCACCT AACTGGATAGCCCATATCACTGTGAAGCAATCGCACTTTGAAGCTGCCGCTCAATATCGGCTGAGTCAAGAAGATTTGGAGAAGAGCAGATATGGAGAAGAAATTGCAAGATTGAGGGTTGCTGAAGGGTTAGCTAAGAAAGGTTTAGATGTCGGAAAGAAAGGTGTAGCAGACTCTGTTATTTCGGATCTAAAA AATCTTCAGGCAGCTGTGAAATCGTCTTTAGAACGAGCAGTCAGAGACAACGATTTAGTATACGTCACACCCATCCCGCCTGCGAATCAACTCACTCCTATTGTCGGTGCAGGAATGATAAAGGTAGCGGTACCCGCAGAAGTCTTGGATCCTATTGCATGGTTGATGGGTGGTGGGGCCGGTATGCCAGCTCTTTTCAGTGCCTTGGTGCCATACGGTGTGCACCTTGCTTTGA GTATATACGATGATCGAAAGGACACAACTGTGAGAGAACTGGATGGAAAGAGGGAGGAACTTGATGGCGTAGCTGCTAG TACATTGCAATCGCTGAACTTACCTGGATCGATACAAGCCTTAGAACGACCTGTCGGTTTACCACCATCATTGCTGAAAAaggcagaagaagtagacTCGGCTGGTGGAATAGATCGGATCAGAGGTCTTTTGGGCGAAGTATCGCGTTTATCCAAGTCCAATACGGAGTCTCTGAATGAG GCAATGGATATCCTTGATCAAGAAGCTACAGAAAATGAATCACTGCTATCACGACAACCCGAACTTCAGTCGAGTCGACCACCATCTCACATCGCTAATCAGCCGCTGATTGCCACCGCTCAACAGTATGATAATACAATAAGACAAGCAGCAGCAAGCGATGGAACAGTGCGCCagaaatgggatgaatgGGCTCATCTAATCGAGATACTTGCTGACGGCGAG AGTTCCGTCAATGACTACGTTCCTTCGACATCCTCTTCAAGCAACGGATATTCATCGCTCCCTCCTTCCGTTCGGCCTATTCGAGCGTCACTCGAGGATTTGGATGATCGAATTTCACACCGAGCCAGACTAGTGAACGAAGCTAGAAACATCGCAGCTGCGGATGACATCCGTCCTGCTGTTTTGACAGAAGCTACTCGTCTAGCTCATGGTGGTACAGGAGATGTGAAAACAGAATGGTTTGAAGATATTTTTGGGAGGAGTCTGGAGAAGTATGATCGGATCAAGGAGGAAATGGAAGCTGAAGGCGGTAAACAGGACGCTTTACTAGATCAAATACGG AAACAAAACGAGTCTTTTATCTCAGAACGTAAAGAGGATCCAGTGGTGAAAGAACGGGAAAGAAAACTACAAGATATGGACTTGGCTTATTGGAAATGGAGGGAAATAGTTGATAACGCGGAAGAAGGTATTAAATTCTATAATTCGTTTGCGGAAATGTTGAATCAGTTTAAAGGGACCTGCACTCAATTCCTGAACTCCAGAAGGGCAGATGTTGG ATCAATCACGAAACAATTCCAAAACGTATCGTTTAACGAGCCTCCTGCCCAACCTCAAACACAGCATCGACAACAGTActctcctgctcctgcttctcaacctcaagtGTCGTCTCCTCCACCTCGTGCACCATCGCCACCAAGACAATTCTTACCTCATCCAAATTCCAATCAATGGCAATCTACTTCCGATTTCTTACCGCCtccgccacctccacctatCCTTCGTTCGGGAGGTATACAAACTCAACCTCGATCTGCACCTCCGCCTCCAGCTGATTCAACTCCTAGAAGAGTGACTAGGGCTTCGGCTGCAAGAGGCAATATTGGTGATGCTGAAAAGAATCCTTACAGTAAAGGTACTAGAAGAGGTGGTGGGGGCGTGATCTAG